The Limisphaerales bacterium genome includes a region encoding these proteins:
- a CDS encoding DUF58 domain-containing protein has product MVGQYRSVFRGQGMDFDEVREYQPGDEVRNIDWNVTARLNQPFVKQFVEERELTVMLLVDISASGRFGSGEQTKQELAAEVAAALAFAAQRNNDKVGLTLFSDHVEKYVRPGKSKRHVLRVVRDILHHTPVHRTGDLRSALQHLQKTFRRRAVMIVISDFLDPLPHSALRRAQRRHDVVAIQINDPHEDALPPLGRLVLEDAETGEVGELHLRTEADRTAFAAHRAEDQAALVKEFGALNIDHIRLVTGEPYAPALSHFFRTRLERRR; this is encoded by the coding sequence ATGGTCGGCCAATACCGCAGTGTGTTTCGCGGGCAGGGAATGGATTTTGATGAGGTGCGCGAGTATCAGCCCGGCGATGAGGTGCGCAATATCGATTGGAACGTCACGGCGCGATTGAACCAGCCGTTTGTGAAACAATTCGTGGAGGAACGCGAGCTGACGGTGATGTTGCTGGTGGACATCAGCGCGTCGGGGCGGTTCGGCAGTGGCGAGCAAACCAAACAGGAACTCGCCGCCGAAGTAGCCGCCGCGCTCGCCTTCGCCGCCCAGCGCAACAACGATAAAGTCGGCCTCACATTGTTTTCCGATCACGTGGAAAAGTATGTGCGACCGGGAAAAAGCAAACGCCACGTGCTGCGCGTCGTGCGCGATATTTTGCATCACACCCCCGTCCATCGCACCGGCGATCTGCGCTCCGCCCTCCAGCATTTGCAAAAGACCTTCCGCCGCCGCGCGGTGATGATTGTGATTTCTGATTTCCTCGATCCCCTCCCCCACTCCGCCCTGCGCCGCGCCCAACGCCGGCACGACGTGGTGGCCATCCAAATCAACGACCCGCACGAAGACGCCCTGCCCCCGCTCGGCCGCTTGGTGCTCGAAGATGCCGAGACCGGCGAAGTCGGCGAACTGCACCTCCGAACCGAAGCCGATCGCACTGCCTTCGCCGCCCACCGCGCCGAAGACCAAGCCGCATTGGTCAAAGAATTCGGTGCCCTAAACATCGACCACATCCGCCTCGTCACCGGCGAGCCCTACGCCCCCGCGCTATCGCACTTCTTCCGCACCCGATTGGAACGCCGAAGGTAG
- a CDS encoding VWA domain-containing protein yields the protein MNNFTFEDPAWLGLLLLLPLAGWLQGASGAPPAVVFSSLKLVKRFSHIAPHRAGRLVAALRWLALTACILGLARPQWGEGRERIKASGIDIMLTLDLSDSMEAKDFRNQGRNVTRLDISKQVLKEFVEGRPSDRIGLIVFSGLAFIASPPTLNHDYLLENIDRFDNDTASPQNDDEGTAIGSGITAAVNRLRGIKDSKSKIIILMTDGENNTGKVEPEEAAEAAAVMGIKIYTIGIGKEGTELVLRDQFGLPRHHQLVGINKDRLRDIATRTGGKFFYAESTEALRAVYHEIDQLEKTDREEQRFLRYHDLFGWFVGAGLVLLILELILSQTWLRKLP from the coding sequence ATGAACAATTTCACCTTCGAAGATCCCGCGTGGCTGGGGTTGCTGCTGCTCCTCCCGCTGGCGGGGTGGTTGCAGGGGGCATCAGGTGCGCCTCCGGCGGTGGTGTTTTCGTCACTGAAGTTGGTGAAACGATTCTCGCACATCGCGCCGCATCGCGCAGGTCGACTGGTGGCAGCACTGCGCTGGCTGGCGCTCACCGCTTGCATCCTCGGGCTTGCGCGCCCGCAATGGGGCGAAGGCCGCGAACGCATCAAGGCCAGCGGAATTGATATTATGCTCACGCTGGATTTGTCCGACAGCATGGAGGCAAAAGATTTTCGCAACCAAGGCCGCAATGTCACGCGATTGGATATTTCAAAACAAGTGCTCAAAGAATTTGTGGAGGGCCGGCCCAGTGATCGGATTGGGTTAATTGTGTTTTCCGGGTTGGCCTTCATTGCCAGTCCGCCAACCTTGAACCACGATTATTTATTGGAGAATATTGACCGTTTTGACAATGACACCGCTTCGCCGCAGAACGACGACGAGGGCACTGCGATTGGTTCGGGCATCACGGCGGCGGTCAACCGGCTGCGCGGCATTAAGGATTCCAAAAGCAAAATTATTATTTTGATGACCGATGGAGAAAACAACACCGGCAAGGTGGAGCCCGAGGAAGCCGCCGAAGCGGCGGCGGTGATGGGCATCAAAATTTACACCATCGGCATCGGCAAAGAAGGCACGGAGCTGGTGTTGCGCGATCAGTTTGGGTTACCGCGTCATCATCAGTTGGTGGGCATCAATAAGGATCGCCTGCGCGACATCGCCACGCGCACGGGCGGCAAGTTTTTTTACGCCGAAAGCACCGAGGCACTGCGCGCGGTGTATCACGAGATTGATCAACTGGAAAAAACCGATCGCGAGGAGCAACGCTTCCTGCGCTACCACGATTTGTTCGGCTGGTTCGTGGGCGCGGGGCTGGTGCTCTTGATCCTCGAACTCATCCTTAGCCAAACATGGCTGCGCAAATTACCCTAA